A genomic stretch from Mycobacterium paraterrae includes:
- the aceA gene encoding isocitrate lyase produces the protein MSSVGQPKSPEEIQKDWDTNPRWKGITRTYTPADVVALQGSVVEEATLARRGAEVLWRQLHDLEFVNALGALTGNMAVQQVRAGLKAIYLSGWQVAGDANLSGHTYPDQSLYPANSVPQVVRRINNALLRADEIAKVEGDTSVENWLAPIVADGEAGFGGALNVYELQKAMIAAGVAGSHWEDQLASEKKCGHLGGKVLIPTQQHIRTLTSARLAADVADVPTVVIARTDAEAATLITSDVDERDRPFITGERTAEGFYRVKNGLEPCIARAKAYAPYSDLIWMETGTPDLDLARRFAEGVKSEFPDQMLAYNCSPSFNWRKHLDDSTISRFQKELGAMGFKFQFITLAGFHALNYSMFDLAYGYARNQMSAYVELQEREFAAEERGYTATKHQREVGAGYFDRIATTVDPTSSTTALAGSTEEGQFH, from the coding sequence ATGTCGAGCGTTGGCCAGCCGAAGAGCCCCGAAGAGATCCAGAAGGACTGGGACACCAACCCCCGCTGGAAGGGCATCACCCGTACCTACACCCCCGCCGACGTCGTGGCCCTGCAGGGCTCGGTTGTCGAGGAGGCCACCCTGGCCCGCCGCGGTGCCGAGGTGCTGTGGCGCCAGCTGCACGACCTGGAGTTCGTCAACGCGCTGGGTGCGCTGACCGGAAACATGGCCGTCCAGCAGGTTCGCGCCGGCCTGAAGGCCATCTACCTGTCCGGGTGGCAGGTCGCCGGTGACGCCAACCTGTCCGGCCACACCTACCCCGACCAGAGCCTGTACCCGGCCAACTCTGTGCCGCAGGTGGTCCGCCGGATCAACAACGCGCTGCTGCGCGCCGACGAGATCGCCAAGGTCGAGGGCGACACTTCGGTCGAGAACTGGCTGGCCCCGATCGTCGCCGACGGTGAGGCCGGATTCGGTGGTGCGCTCAACGTCTACGAGCTGCAGAAGGCCATGATCGCCGCCGGTGTCGCCGGTTCGCACTGGGAAGACCAGCTCGCGTCCGAGAAGAAGTGTGGCCACCTGGGTGGCAAGGTGCTGATCCCGACCCAGCAGCACATCCGCACCCTGACCTCAGCCCGCCTCGCGGCTGACGTCGCCGACGTGCCGACCGTCGTCATCGCCCGTACCGATGCCGAGGCCGCCACCCTCATCACTTCCGACGTCGACGAGCGCGACCGCCCGTTCATCACCGGCGAGCGCACCGCCGAGGGCTTCTACCGGGTGAAGAACGGCCTCGAGCCCTGCATCGCCCGCGCCAAGGCCTACGCGCCGTACTCCGACCTGATCTGGATGGAGACCGGTACTCCGGACCTCGACCTGGCGCGCCGCTTCGCCGAGGGCGTCAAGAGCGAGTTCCCGGACCAGATGCTGGCCTACAACTGCTCGCCGTCGTTCAACTGGCGCAAGCACCTGGACGACTCGACCATCTCGCGGTTCCAGAAGGAACTCGGCGCGATGGGCTTCAAGTTCCAGTTCATCACGCTGGCCGGCTTCCACGCCCTGAACTACTCGATGTTCGATCTGGCTTACGGCTACGCCCGCAACCAGATGAGCGCCTACGTCGAGCTGCAGGAGCGCGAGTTCGCTGCGGAGGAGCGCGGCTACACCGCGACCAAGCACCAGCGCGAGGTCGGCGCCGGCTACTTCGACCGGATCGCCACCACGGTGGACCCGACCTCGTCGACGACCGCTCTGGCCGGCTCCACCGAAGAGGGTCAGTTCCACTGA
- a CDS encoding acyl-[acyl-carrier-protein] thioesterase, whose protein sequence is MSLDKVMMPVPDGHPDVFDREWPLRVGDIDRHGRLRFDAAARHIQDIGQDQLREMGFEETHPLWIVRRTIIDLIRPVEFGDMLRMRRWCSGTSNRWCEMRVRIDGRKGGLMESEAFWININRDTQMPSRISDDFLDGLRKTTDVNRLRWKGHLKPGSRDDATAVHDFPVRVTDIDLFDHMNNSVYWSVVEDYLWSFPELLAAPLRVAIEHDAPVALGDKLEIISHVHPAGSTDRFGENLANRTVRTLTYAVGDEVKALAAIFPL, encoded by the coding sequence GTGAGCTTGGACAAAGTGATGATGCCGGTGCCCGACGGGCATCCCGACGTCTTCGACCGGGAGTGGCCGCTACGTGTCGGCGACATCGACCGACACGGCCGGCTTCGCTTCGACGCCGCTGCCCGTCACATTCAGGACATCGGCCAGGATCAGCTACGGGAGATGGGGTTCGAAGAGACCCACCCGCTGTGGATCGTGCGCCGCACCATCATCGACCTGATTCGTCCCGTCGAGTTCGGCGACATGCTGCGGATGCGCCGCTGGTGTTCGGGAACCTCTAATCGCTGGTGCGAGATGAGGGTGCGGATCGACGGGCGCAAGGGCGGGCTCATGGAATCCGAGGCGTTCTGGATCAACATCAACCGCGACACACAGATGCCGTCGCGCATCTCCGACGACTTCCTCGACGGTTTGCGCAAGACGACCGATGTCAACCGGTTGCGCTGGAAGGGCCACCTGAAACCGGGCAGCCGCGACGACGCCACAGCGGTACACGACTTTCCGGTTCGCGTGACCGATATCGACCTGTTCGACCACATGAACAACTCCGTCTACTGGAGCGTGGTCGAGGACTATCTCTGGTCGTTTCCCGAACTGCTCGCGGCGCCGCTGCGGGTGGCCATCGAGCACGACGCGCCGGTGGCCCTGGGCGACAAGCTCGAGATCATCTCGCACGTCCACCCGGCGGGTTCCACCGACCGGTTCGGCGAGAACCTCGCGAACCGCACTGTTAGAACGCTCACATATGCGGTCGGCGACGAGGTGAAAGCGCTCGCCGCGATCTTCCCGCTTTAA
- a CDS encoding 3-hydroxybutyryl-CoA dehydrogenase yields MGAGIAEVSAKAGADVVVYEPTEELAAAGKGRIEASLERAVGKGKLSADDRDATCKRLRYTSTLSDLADRQLTIEAIVENEAVKAKLFAELDEIVTDPTAVLASNTSSIPIMKIAAATKNPGRVLGLHFFNPVPVLPLVELINTLVTNDEAVQRVEHFAGEVLGKKVVRCGDRSGFIVNALLVPYLLSAIRMVESGVASIEDVDTAVVAGLSHPMGPLRLSDLIGLDTMKLIADAMYDELKDAHYAPPPLLQRMVEAGQLGKKSGKGFYSY; encoded by the coding sequence ATGGGCGCCGGCATCGCCGAGGTGTCGGCGAAGGCCGGCGCCGACGTGGTGGTCTACGAGCCGACTGAAGAACTCGCCGCCGCGGGCAAGGGGCGCATCGAGGCGTCCCTGGAGCGGGCTGTCGGCAAGGGCAAGCTGTCCGCCGACGACCGCGACGCGACTTGCAAAAGGCTGCGCTACACCAGCACGCTGTCCGACCTCGCGGACCGTCAGCTGACCATCGAGGCGATCGTCGAGAACGAGGCCGTCAAGGCCAAGCTTTTCGCCGAGCTCGACGAGATCGTCACCGATCCCACGGCCGTCCTCGCGTCCAACACGTCGAGCATCCCGATCATGAAAATCGCTGCGGCGACCAAGAATCCGGGTCGTGTGCTCGGCCTGCACTTCTTCAACCCGGTGCCCGTGCTGCCGCTGGTCGAGTTGATCAACACGTTGGTCACCAACGACGAGGCGGTGCAACGCGTCGAGCACTTCGCCGGCGAGGTGCTCGGCAAGAAGGTGGTGCGCTGCGGCGACCGTTCCGGCTTCATCGTCAACGCGCTGTTGGTGCCCTACCTGTTGTCGGCCATCCGGATGGTCGAGTCGGGCGTCGCGTCGATCGAAGACGTCGACACCGCGGTCGTCGCGGGCCTGTCGCACCCGATGGGTCCGTTGCGGCTGTCCGACCTGATCGGCCTGGACACCATGAAGTTGATCGCCGACGCGATGTACGACGAACTCAAGGATGCGCACTACGCGCCCCCACCGCTGTTGCAGCGCATGGTCGAAGCCGGCCAACTGGGCAAGAAATCCGGCAAGGGCTTTTACTCGTACTGA
- a CDS encoding cyclopropane mycolic acid synthase family methyltransferase codes for MSKLKPYYEESQAIYDISDEFFALFLDPTMTYTCAYFDRDDMTLEEAQMAKLDLALDKLKLEPGMTVLDVGCGWGAALVRALQRYDVNVIGITLSRNHAAYSQAKLDAIPTTRRAEARLQGWEEFDEPVDRIMSFEAFDAFKKERYLAFFERAHEIMPADGRMLLHSIFTHPWTYWSEHGVKVTMTDLKFMRFIQKEIFPGGQMPSQEDILEFSQQAGFSCEKIDRLRPHYARTLDTWAANLQANRERAIQVQSEEAYDRFMRYLTGCADFFRRGITDVAQYTLVK; via the coding sequence ATGTCCAAGCTAAAGCCGTATTATGAAGAGTCGCAGGCGATCTACGACATCTCCGATGAATTCTTTGCGCTTTTTCTTGATCCCACGATGACCTATACCTGCGCATACTTCGACCGCGACGATATGACGCTGGAAGAAGCGCAGATGGCCAAACTGGATCTCGCGCTGGACAAGCTGAAGCTCGAACCCGGCATGACGGTGTTGGATGTCGGCTGTGGGTGGGGAGCGGCACTGGTCCGGGCCCTGCAACGCTATGACGTCAACGTCATCGGTATCACGCTCAGCCGCAATCATGCGGCGTACAGCCAGGCTAAGCTGGACGCCATCCCGACGACTCGCCGGGCCGAGGCGCGGTTGCAGGGTTGGGAAGAGTTCGACGAACCGGTCGACCGCATCATGTCGTTCGAGGCTTTCGACGCTTTCAAGAAGGAACGCTATCTGGCCTTCTTCGAACGTGCACACGAGATAATGCCGGCTGATGGCCGGATGCTGCTGCACAGCATATTCACCCACCCCTGGACGTATTGGAGCGAACACGGCGTCAAGGTCACGATGACCGACCTGAAGTTCATGCGCTTCATACAGAAAGAGATTTTCCCGGGCGGTCAAATGCCGTCCCAGGAAGACATATTGGAATTCTCGCAACAAGCCGGTTTCAGCTGCGAGAAAATCGATCGGCTGCGGCCGCATTACGCGCGCACACTCGACACATGGGCCGCCAATCTCCAAGCGAATCGGGAGCGCGCGATCCAGGTGCAGTCCGAGGAGGCCTACGACCGCTTCATGCGCTACTTGACGGGCTGTGCCGACTTCTTCCGCCGAGGTATCACCGACGTCGCGCAATACACCCTGGTCAAGTGA